The Salvelinus alpinus chromosome 10, SLU_Salpinus.1, whole genome shotgun sequence genome includes the window atggtgaaATGTTGATCTCCCTCTATCTGTCACGGAAGAGCAGTTTATTCAATAGGCCTTATTAGTCTTGACATTTACATTGGATCCTTCAAGAAATATAGCGTAATATGCCATTAAATTGTCAAGTTATAACCTTGTTTATAAGCATGACAAACATAATAAATGTGTGGTAAACATGTAATTAACATGATAATCGTCAGCCCCCTGACCCGAGCCATGCTTTCTGCAGGCGCTGAAAGCCACAGGGCTCCGGACCGGAGACCCCCGGCTGAAGGAGTGTATGGAGAACCTGAAAGTCATCATGAAGACCACGTCAGACGGAAACCTGGACCGACACCTCTTCAAGAAGTAAGACAGTCTAGAACTGGGATGTAGAACAGACGCTAGAAGTCATGTTTATCTAGACTTCTTCAAGAAGTTAGACACTCTAGAGCTGGGTTCTATAACAAGTTAGTTCCAGAACACTCTAGACACTAGACCTAGAATATAAGGCTTTTGTGGTCTTTTGATATGTCAAGCACTGGTCATCATTTAGTCATTTGTGTGCCTCCTTTATTTGAGCACAGTTCATGTAGGCCATAACTTATTCAGGTTCCTTAGAAGTATTTGCTCAATGCATTTCAAGTCATGAATGATTCATAATAGTTCAGGCTTTATAAGGAAGCATGTCATAGCCTAGTCCTTTCAGATTGTCAAGGTCATATCAATCCCATTCATTTTAAAATGTCCTTGTTACAAAAATAATGAATGGCAATTTGTCAAGAGACTCATCTCTACGATCACAAGAACTGTCCTTTCCAGATCAGCTGATATTTGCTTTAAAAAGATTGTTCCTGTTTACAACCCTAGGACATACCATGTGACATAGCACACATAGCCCAGTGACCGCTTGAGAAACCACTCTGTAGGCAAGCCACCCTGCAGGACACAGATCATAAGACAACACACTAGGAGCTACACAAACATGCTAGGAGGAGCTGCAGTAGCTTTGACTGGAAGCCATCTGGGAGGCAACTATTTATAGGCAAGAGAAGCCTATACAGTAAACACACCAGTGGGCGCACACAGTAGCAGGGATAGGACAGGGTAAATAGATATCTGATTTCATACAGTAGCAGGTGATAGGACAGGGTAAATAGATATCTGATTTCATACAGTAGCAGGGATAGGACAGGGTAAATAGATATCTGATTTTATACAGTAGCAGGTGATAGGACAGGGTAAATAGATATCTGATTTCATACCGTAGCAGGTGATAGGACAGGGTAAATAGATATCTGATTTCATACAGTAGCAGGGATAGGACAGGGTAAATAGATATCTGATTTCATACAGTAGCAGGGATAGGACAGGGTAAATAGATATCTGATTTCATACAGTAGCAGGGATAGGACAGGGTAAATAGATATCTGATTTCATACAGTAGCAGGGATAGGACAGGGTAAATAGATATCAGATGTTATACAGTAGCAGGGATAGAACAGGGTAAATAGATATCTGATTTCATACAGTAGCAGGGATAGGACAGGGTAAATAGATAGCTGATGTCATATAACATCTTATACAAATCTATGAGCTAATTCCTCACAGTTATCTATTCCCTGTATCATATGTACAATAACAATGTAGTAATATATTCCATTCAGCAGACGCTTTGATCCAAAGCGACTTGCATTCATAGAGTTTCTTATTGGTGGCCCCAGCGGGTATTGAACCCGTGACCCTGGCGTTGCTAGTGCCATGCTCTTCCAACTGAAGCACACAGGACTCCGTGTGTTACACTAGTCATAAGGAGACTCTGGTACCTAACATAAACACCActgtctccttttctctcccagGTGTGTCCAGAGCAACATCGTGCTGCTCACCCAGGCCTTCAGGAAGAAGTTTGTTATCCCCGACTTTGTGTCCTTCGCCTCCGAAATCGACGCGCTCTATGAGAATGCCAAAAACCTGGGAGGGGGACAGGTGGGTGAGGGAGATGCCCCGGGGACAGTGAGACtgcatggtgatggtggtgatgatcaTTTCCTGATTAAATGCCCATGGGGAATGGTAAGTGATATGTTGCCTTCTGTTTTGTTGCGTAGGTGGCTGACTACATTCCCCAGCTGGCAAGGTTCAGCCCGGACCTCTGGGCCGTGTCCATATGCACTGTGGATGGACAAAGGTACAGCAGCTATAATCATGTTTAACATGCAGTAAACATGTAGTAGCCTACATTTTATTGTTTCTACAGTTAAGATGGAACACTTTCCATTTGGGCGTACAGTATAGTGTTCCTGTCAAACTGCTTACAGCTGCATTGTGACAATGTATACACTGTAAAGTAGCTAATTAGTTACCCTACATAATGAGACATTCATTCGTATTGTTTACATTTTCCTTTGCTTATTGCCTTTATCTCCTGGTCCTCTCCCCCActcatcccctctctccatcccttcctctctctctctctctctatcccttctttAGGCACACAGCGGGTGACACCAAAGTCCCGTTCTGCCTGCAGTCGTGTGTAAAGCCTCTGAAGTACGCCATCGCCGTGAACGACCACGGGACGGAGTATGTGCACCGTTTCATCGGCAAAGAGCCCAGCGGCCTGCGCTTCAACAAACTTTTCCTCAACGAGGAAGGTGAGAGTCACACGTATAAAGATATATAATACTAGAGTGGCTGGTGTCGTAAAACCTACAGAGCTCCAGAATGAGATTCTGTAATTCTATGGTCGCAGGCAGAACTGACAACAGAGGTGTTAGTTACAATGCAGTGCTGCTCAAGGGGTCCTATTTTACTTCAAACCTAGCATACCCTGTGAAAAGATTTTGTCCTGTCATAGAATCATTTATATCTTGTATACATACATTGGACAAGGCAGTTGTCCGGGTTGATTGAGAGAAAGTAGTCCCTCTGGGTGGGTTGTCATGTGATTCAATGCAAGGTGATCCAGCCTGTGGTGCAGTCTGTTGCCATGGTACTGTTATGTAATCTTAATGAGAGGTGTTGGTGCAGCCCGGATAGAATCAGTACAGAATCAGTACAATGTCCATACGCTCTACTCAATCTGCAATAGTCTACATAGACCTGGAGAATAACACCAACCTCATGTATCATATCTTTGATAAGATCCTAGTTTTAAAGCTGGAATCCGTACTCGGTGAAACGGCCACGTCCGCTTGCGATATAACAACAACAGAGAAGTCACTTCAAACAACGAACACAGTTTTCATTCCCTCTGTCATCGTATGCAGTGTGATGTTTTTTTACCACTCCGTTTCATCAACGAAACAAAAGCAATAGCAACTGTGCTGGCATGAACAGCGTCAAGGTTTCGCTTCCTGTGGATTTCGGCTTCAAGTATGAAGCACATGCAGAAGCTATCTGGAGAGCAGCAGTTGTCAAGCTCTCTCAAATCAAGCCTTATCCGTTTCAAATCAAATCGAGGCAGTGTAACTCATTGCTCTGATTGCTGTGTTGGTTGGCAAAGGATGCTATCTGAGCTCTGTAGATTGTGACTCGGGTTTAGTACAGGCTTTCAGTAAATCCCAGGTCGGTTTTGATTTTGATGCACTCTCTCCCATTGGTCATGTTATCTAATCTGTTTATGCAAACTGCTACCAGTGGTAGGAATGTTGTTTCTTCCTGTTTTTTGTGTGTGATTGCATAAGAAGATTAAAGGGTTTAGGGGAAGGGGAAGTGGCATAACACAAGAGACCTACACTACAGCTAGTAATGAGCTGTGAGTTCATGGCTATGTACCTCAATATCACTAGTATGGTCTCTAGACTACAAAGGCAGCTGTGGTCCCATCCGCATTCATTCATTATCCATCTGATTGTTATTCTGCTAATTTCCTCACGTCAAGTTCAAAGTTACATCAAAGTTACGTGATCTTTGGGCATATTTGCCTCTAACATTGAATGTGTTGAGTAGTGTGTGGTGATTGTGAAGAAAATGTAACCTCGCTGTGTATGAACGTATACTCTGTCCACTGCATTTGTAAACATGTTGTAATGTAATATACACTGATTTCCACAGATAAACCACATAACCCTATGGTTAACGCCGGCGCTATTGTGTGCACGTCCCTCCTAAAGGTAAATAACATTTGAAATTcagataataatgtatgtttttttttggaGGGGGAAACATTTGTTGAAAAATGAAACGTCGACCCATGCCTTTGTTCAGTACAGTGGGTAGTCGTACCAATACTAGGCTACATAATACATAAGGTCAATTCTGTACGTACCTTGTTACCTCTGGAGTGACAAAGTTGCATTGAATTACATTTTAAATACAGTAAATAACAGGGGGGACTTCGTTGCTTTTGCCAGATTACCAGcttccactgtactgtatatggagAGGTTAAGACTATAGATCATCCTGCTGAAAGGGGATTTGTTTGGTGAAAGAATCAGTGAGCAACCTGCCTCTCAGTTGTGCACATAGCCCATACAGTACACACAAGGCTGACTTTGTGTGAGACAGCACTAGTGTGTCAGGCAACAGGCCTCAGATTGGTCTAACCAGCCCAGCCATATAGATAAAGCCGTACATTTTAATCATGGGTAAAACTGCTTTGGTATATGAATGAAAGATCAATATGTGGGTGTGTTCTGTGCGTCCATCGCCTGCTTAAATCTTATGTCTTTGACCAGGCAGAGGCAAAGCTAACCTGGCTGGCTATTGGCTGAGAGGAGTAGAACATCTTTGCTATTGGCTATTAGTCAGGAAGTGATGTTAGAAATAGCTTACTGTACGGGAGCAGTGCACCCTCTACTGCTGAAACTGTGATCAATTCTCTGTGTGTTCATTATGAGATATTGTAGGGTAAAACGCATTCACCTCCAACGCATTGTAGGTGCCTCGCTGACGACTAGAACCAAGAGGTGACACATACATGTACGTCGTGCGCATGAGTCTTCTGCAGTGTTGTTACTACATAACCCAGCAGCAGGCCATTTATCATATCAACGTGAGGAGCTACGTTGGTTTCATACTAAACTTTCAACAGTCACATGCCGTTAAACTAAGCTTCGGGTACAAACTCTGTCCAAATGACTTCTCTTTCACCTTCATTGTATTCAGAGAAATACTACTTTTAGATTTTCTTTCTTCTTTCTCTGCAGAAACGAGGTTTCATCTCCAATAGTTAGTGGCTGCAACCTACCGCAGATGCTTTTTCTCTTACTGTATGTAGCCAAAGCCCATATCTATGGCTGCAGGGGCTAATTCTACAGCACAACTGTCTGTCTTAGATGAAGACAGTTGTAGACACTAGCTTACCAGCTTCAAAACAAGCCTAGCACTCTGCTCCATATTTCAACGTAACATGGCACACGGACCCAGATAAATGAGGCCTGGCTACTCCTCAATCTCAACCGCAGCCAAGCCGAGTGACTGAATGAAGCCTCGAGTTTTCCTGTCTGGTTTGATTTGGGGTTGAACTCTGATGGAAAGGTGCCGTATGATTATCCTGTCTAAGAGTTTATAGGAGTAACACCTATAAGGAATAACAACTCTGTAGTAATTAGTGTTAACGATTTATTTGATTGATACTTGTATCAGACTGTACACTATGTACTCAATATGGCATATAGTACAGTACACAAAATATTACACCTAGtggtatacagatgtaggatcttaatttgagccagtttgctacagcaggaaaagaatcctgcagcaacaggaaatgtgaattattatgtgaattataattaatggacattttttgtaggggtttatACATTTTTTGTTCTGACAAATCAAGtcttgacattttaaagtggagaTGAACCCGAAAGTGAACCCCTAGACACCTTTTTAAACCtttaatacactacaagtttgcatttttcCTGCTGTGAGTGATAAaagtaagatcctacatctgtagcctaTTAGTTATTTGGTTATTTGGATGGCAGTCATTTGACTTGACAGGGTAATGATGTGGTATCTTTCTACTTAAATCTTCATTATAACCTTAAACCAATCACTGTATAGGTTGCTAATGGTGAGCTCAATAATCAATCCACTGATTGGATGCCCCCACATTCTAATCTAATGTATTCAGTAATATAGACCAGATCTGTCTCTCAAAATGTGGTTCCCGTATGGTAAATCGGGGACTAAACTATGGGAACgttgtaaagtatttttgaaGCCTCGTTTGTGGTTTATTTGTTGTTGCATATTTTACAGCATTAAGATATGTGGGAAATTATGACCACTGCCACAGATCAATGATGTTGGTAATTTTTTTACTTAAATTATTTTCCCCATTGAACATATAATAAGCTACAGTTGTAGTAGTTGCTATTTGTCACCTGCATTTTACAAACGGTTTACAAACTGCTTATAACCTGGATAATAAACAGAAAGGCAAAAaaatcttcttcttttttttaaaggtttttCAAAATCACAATAGTACACACATGCCATTTTGTTTTTAGTTTATCGATTATTTGTGTTTTATTGTTTGAATGTATTTAACTGGTTTGTGTGCACTATCTGTATTATTAGAGTGAAATATAAAGTTTCCTTTCTGTAGTACCCCCTCAGCTTACACTACATATCCCAGAAGTCAGTGTGTTCCACAATATTAAGGGAGGACATCACTAATTAATCTGCACATATAGATCCATTAACTTCTACAACACACAGGATCAGCCACACACGAGCAAACATCACATCACTAACTTTCaacagacactcagacaccccTACAGTACATGGGCTACTTGCACTACTGCAGATTAACTTCACGTCTACCTGTCTATGCAGAATTGCAGATATAAGGAATTGCATTTACCTGTGGCGTGTTTTATCTCCAGTCTGGTAGAATGGCCTACACATTGTTTTTGCCGATTGTCTTTTGGTAGATTATTTTCTCATTTGAAAACCCTTGGCTCTTgaattagtgattcatttaatctCCTTCACCTCCATCTAGCTACTTGCCCAGTAATCCTAAATATTTGTAATATTAGGACTAATGTCACAatcgtctatgggtgagagagaggaccaaggcgcagcgtgtgcaaaatacattctcttttatttagagaagggaaaaaacacgaaaacgaacactgaatacaaactaaacaaaacaacaaacgaccgtgaagataacgacgtaagtgcatagacaagcaacaaacgttcaacatagacaattacccacaaaacccaaatgcctatggctgccataaatatggctctcagagacaataaaccacagctgcctataattgagaaccaatctaggcagccatagacatacaaacacctagacaagacactgacccattaaacgtacaaacccctagacaaaccaaaacacatacattccccatgtcacaccctgacctaactaaaataataatgaaaacaaagataactaaggccagggtgtgacaactaAAATTATTTTCTGTAAGGTACATACTGTTTTTTTAATAAGAATTATTGCTAGATTTTGTAATCATATTGGTAATTTGATCTGGGAATAATTTGAATTTGTCATAAGGTATTCCCGCTAGCTAGGcaatatacaatatactgtaaatataatttgatatacagtatgtagtcattCATACTTATGTGATCTTCTGTTTCTCTTTTAGCAAGGGGCAAGCAACGCTGAGAAATTTGATTATGTAAGTAACGCTACCCAGTTCTTTTATGTTTAGCCCGACGCTGCGCTGACTGTTTGCGATGATCGTCTTTGTTATGATGGGTACACTTTGTGACCTTTTGGACTTTGCATTGCAGGTCATGAACTTCATGAACAAGCTGGCAGGAAACGAGTATGTGGGTTTCAGCAATGCCACGTGAGTTCTCAAGACGAAGAACTGGGGTTGTGGTTTGGTTCAAGCACCTTGGCTCACCACCATTGGCCAGGTGCCATGCCTTAGTTATTCATCAGTGTTGTTTTCATCACTAGCATTTTTAGTATGATAATCAGTTTCAGTCAGTACTTTATTCTGCTTTAGAATAACACCACAAAAACAACAACCATAGAGATACATCTTCATCTGGACAACATCAAAAACCAtaggggaagtaggggtgctgaatTCATACAAttcacaaaagtagtgtactgggcctttactagtcctgtgttAGTAGACCGATATAGCCAGCGCTTTTCTTTTTGCACCGCCGCCCCCACCCCCAAACAACACAAATAGCTTTACTGGTTTGGGAAGTAGAATTGGAACCAAATTGGAATTGAACTTAGTGGAAACAGAACTCCGAATGTTCCCGTTAACTAACAACACAACTCTCTCTGCGCCCAGATTCCAGTCAGAGAGGGAGTCTGGAGATCGGAACTTTGCTATTGGCTACTACCTGAAGGAGAAGAAGGTTGGCGACAGCTGAAACAATCGCACACGTTTTACATCAATCAAATGTACCTTTCCTGGATCACTGAAGACATTTTTACTAGGCATTGTCTGACTGTCAAATCACTGTTGTTTCTTTCTAGTGCTTTCCAGAGGGGACAGACATGACCTCCATTTTAGACCTCTACTTCCAGGTGAGTATTTGTatttggcagcagctactcttcctggggtccaaacacgttaaggcacttacatcacacacaaaacaaaagataaaacagtaatcatataacattattacaccactacatatgtACAATACAAAATGTCCAATACCACCATGCAACAATATTATAATGTGCGTGTGTGCCAGAGTTTGTGCGTATGCgggtctgtacctgtgtgtgtgtctcttcacagtccccgctgttcaatAAGGTGTCTTTTTAtcagttttttaaatctgattctactgcttgcatcaattacctgatgtggaatagagttccatgtagtcgtggctctatgtagtactgtacgcctcccatagtctgttctggacttggggattgtgaagagacctctgatgGCATGTCTTGTTGGGTATGCATAGGTGTCAGAGCTGTgcgctagtagtttaaacagacacctcggtgcattcagcttgtcaacacttcttacaaaaacaagtagtgatgaagtcaatctctcctccactttgagccatgagagatttacatgcatattattgatgttggctttctgtgtacatttaaaggccagccgtgctgccctgttctgagccaattgttaTTTTCTTAAATCCctatttgtggcacctgaccacacgactgaaaaGTAGTCCAGGTGCCTGTAGGACCTATGCCTGTATTTTTTTCTAAACATGGTTCAAGTTTCAAGCTATATCTTTTCAATGGGCTTTGTGGAGAAACATCCTGtttgtgtttttctctctctgtcagctgtTATTCCCGGTATATGAACAGTTTTCTATTCTACTCTAGCTGTGCTCCATCGAGGTGACCTGTGAAAGCGCTAGCGTCATGGCGGCCACCCTGGCCAACGGCGGCTTCTGTCCAATCACAGGCGAGCGCGTGCTGGGCCCGGAGGCGGTACGGAACACCCTGAGCCTCATGCACTCATGCGGCATGTACGACTTCTCGGGACAGTTCGCTTTCCACGTGAGTCTCCCAAGTTCCTTCCTTCAATACTTGTATTTGTTGATTTGACAGGGACCATGTACAACAGACTTTGCACCAGATTTGAGTTACAATTCTCATTTCCAGTCCCCTTATtttcctagccccccccccctagtTTAGCATTGTTTCCTACTGTCTGTTTGGCCTGCTGCTCTTTGTCGTTGTTCCCACTGTGTCTCCAATCTGCCACCGTTTAAGCTTTACACATTACACTGCAGTAAGTCTTCCTACTCCATGATGTTTTGTCCATCCACTGCTGTTCATTTATTGCTGTAATGTTTTAACACTGTTGTCTGCACTCCCTGTTAACCGCTTCCTCTATGCTGTCTGGCAGGTTGGACTTCCAGCTAAGTCAGGCGTGGCAGGGGGCATCTTGCTGGTGGTGCCCAACGTCATGGGTATCATGTGCTGGTCCCCGCCACTGGACAAGCTGGGTAACAGTGTACGAGGAATCCAGTTCTGCACGGTACGAGAAACTGATAGTTTTcactctgttgtctctctgtcagtGATCTAAttcatttattgattgattgatgattagAAAACCAGCAGAAAGCCTGACAGGGATTGCTTTTTTCCAGGATCTGGTGTCCCTTTGCAACTTCCACAACTACGACAACCTGAAGCACTTTGTCAAGAAGCTGGATCCTCGCAGGGAGGGCGGAGACCAGAGGGTGAGTCGAGTTTTACTGGGAGCCTCTCgctccttctcctctctttttctACTTCCCCGCGTTCACCAAGGTACATGTAGTCGACGTATTCCCTTGAAAAGGCTGTCGTTGGActgagtgtttttttttttaaagcaacagTGCCATCCACTGGAAGATGCTGATAGTGCTAAAGGAAAGTGGTTGACGTGCAAACTGACGCCAACTGCCCCTCTGTTGTCTTTCAGGTGAAATCGGTCATCAATCTTCTCTTTGCTGCGTACACTGGCGATGTGTCTGCACTGAGGAGGTACACAACACTGCATTATCTCCATGTTGGCCAATAAGGCTTtgaaaatacagtggggcaaaaaagtatttagtcagccaccaattgtgcaagttctcccacttaaaaagatgagagaggcctgtaattttcatcataggtacacttcaactatgacagacaaaatgagaaaaaaagatccagaaaatcacattgtaggatttttaatgaatttatttgcaaattatggtggaaaataagtatttggtcaataacaaaagtttatctcaatactttgttaaataccctttgttggcaatgacagaggtcatgAAAGCTATGAAAGGAAATATGTCATGTTTTGACATCTTTGGAGAGTAAATTCCAAATCTGTCCCTGTGTTAGACAGAGACCTTGTACGTTTTCCCTGTGTGTCTACATGGGGACTAGAGGTGGTGTGCTATTTTGGCTGCTGTACTGTGCTCATCACTGTCCTTCTGTGGAATGTGTCCAGGTTTGCTCTGTCTTCCATGGACATGGAGCAGAGGGACTATGACTCCAGGACAGCCCTCCATGTGGCTGCAGCAGAAGGACATGTGGAGGTGGTCAAGTTCCTGTTGGAGGCATGCAGGGTCAACCCTGTTCCCAAAGACAGGTGAGTTTAGATTCAATGGCCCCAAAGACCACCCAGTGTCTGTCAATGGAGCTAAGATCCAATGTCTCCAGTGGACGAGAAGACATCTTTTCAACCAGTGTCTTATCTGTAACCAGTTTTCCATCCCACTTTTTTGTGAGAGTACACGTCGGATCAGAAATGTCACGACAGGCCGAATGAAAACAGCAAATTTGTCAGTAAGCTTTCCAAATGTCAACAAATCAAATACAAGATGGGAAACTTGGAGTCACACAaggatatgttgtgtggtcctctcgTTACGACTTGGGAAAGCATgccgtttattaggctacaggtgAAATAAGTTataatgaacttcacagggtggtgaaagtgcatgtTGATGAGCTtgacctacatgtatatattacctcaattacctcaactaaccggtgcccccgcgcattgactctgtaccggtaccccctgtatatagacttgctattgttattttactgctgtgctttaattattgttactttttttgttgtatttttcttaaaactgcattgttggttaagggcttgtaagtaagcgtttcactgtaaagtctacacctgtagtattcagcgcatgtgacaaataacatttgatttgatttgatactcctttccaataaatatccagggtcttattctggtgacatgatgaccggtgcttggctgccgtttgacaaaaaaATTATATTGCTTTTTTTtatgtccataataatctcatcatgtaggctatacccacactgtatctgcaaccagagtgggcacattggCTATATAACGCAACATATTTActaacaaaaccatcagtagagttgaaaatgcgatggaaaccagttgaacttgtattttttattcagtactgggAATTTCACagcaaaagttatttttatgtccACTACGTCATcatgcacagccttttatctgcaacaagtacaTTTCATGGAAACACATCTCAGGTGGCAAAATACACACATTTTATTTATGCAGATTTGAGAATATTtgtatgaaaatctgtcgccaattggatggaaacttagCTAATGTAAAACGTGTCCATTTAAGAGCAGTGTTTACAATGTCTCTTGTCTGTTCCATCAAGGTGGGGTAACACACCGATGGAAGAGGCAGTTCACTTTGGACACCACGACGTTGTGACCATGCTCCAGGACTACAACAACAAGTACAGTCCACCGGGGGGCGCCACTGA containing:
- the LOC139532196 gene encoding glutaminase kidney isoform, mitochondrial-like yields the protein MLHFRSSVVLKELFQSNLKRPLTGIARKTSPSVAYCFSTACTDVRSVPKVKCLQHAVGWRATPYTTNGHGTRKLSTKSDDGSTSPPTDTATSNETATKEAAAEKRRQAGILPSLEDLLFYTIAGGAEKIPAHKFTTALKATGLRTGDPRLKECMENLKVIMKTTSDGNLDRHLFKKCVQSNIVLLTQAFRKKFVIPDFVSFASEIDALYENAKNLGGGQVADYIPQLARFSPDLWAVSICTVDGQRHTAGDTKVPFCLQSCVKPLKYAIAVNDHGTEYVHRFIGKEPSGLRFNKLFLNEEDKPHNPMVNAGAIVCTSLLKQGASNAEKFDYVMNFMNKLAGNEYVGFSNATFQSERESGDRNFAIGYYLKEKKCFPEGTDMTSILDLYFQLCSIEVTCESASVMAATLANGGFCPITGERVLGPEAVRNTLSLMHSCGMYDFSGQFAFHVGLPAKSGVAGGILLVVPNVMGIMCWSPPLDKLGNSVRGIQFCTDLVSLCNFHNYDNLKHFVKKLDPRREGGDQRVKSVINLLFAAYTGDVSALRRFALSSMDMEQRDYDSRTALHVAAAEGHVEVVKFLLEACRVNPVPKDRWGNTPMEEAVHFGHHDVVTMLQDYNNKYSPPGGATEDKEKETAEKNIDGLL